The following proteins come from a genomic window of Sesamum indicum cultivar Zhongzhi No. 13 linkage group LG10, S_indicum_v1.0, whole genome shotgun sequence:
- the LOC105172445 gene encoding Golgi apparatus membrane protein-like protein ECHIDNA, with translation MDLNPPPGENYAHPKICFFHVFFKAAALAFYILSALFISNFVIIFVVTVLLAALDFWVVKNVSGRILVGLRWWNEINEDGESVWRFECLDQESLARMNKKDSWLFWWTLYLTAVVWVVFAIFSLIRLQADYLLVVGVCLTLSIANIIGFTKCRKDAKKQLQAFATQTIASRFTSSIQSAFTAV, from the exons ATGGATCTGAATCCA CCTCCAGGAGAGAATTATGCTCATCCAAAGATATGCTTCTTCCATGTGTTTTTCAAG GCTGCTGCCCTGGCATTTTATATTCTTTCAGCTCTcttcatatcaaattttgtcATCATCTTTGTGGTAACTGTGCTTCTAGCTGCCCTTGATTTTTGGGTGGTCAAGAATGTAAGTGGACGCATCTTGGTAGGTCTTAGGTGGTGGAATGAGATAAATGAAGATGGTGAGAGTGTGTGGAGATTTGAATGTCTTGACCAAGAG TCACTGGCTCGAATGAACAAGAAAGATTCATGGCTGTTCTGGTGGACCTTGTACCTTACA GCTGTTGTGTGGGTGGTTTTTGCTATATTCTCTCTCATCAGGTTACAAGCTGATTATCTTCTTGTTGTTGGTGTATGTTTGACCCTCAGTATAGCCAATATTATTGGCTTTACTAAGTGCCGCAAAG ATGCTAAGAAGCAGCTTCAAGCATTTGCCACCCAGACCATTGCTTCTCGCTTCACATCTTCCATTCAATCTGCATTTACTGCTGTTTGA
- the LOC105172446 gene encoding chloroplast stem-loop binding protein of 41 kDa b, chloroplastic, protein MASMVVVHHKQPSSTSILLSSSLSDFNGARLTASVQYKRKLWQPKGALRVTASSTKKILIMGGTRFIGIFLSRLLVKEGHQVTLFTRGKAPIAQQLPGESEADFADFSSKILHLKGDRKDFEFVKSSLAAEGFDVVYDINGREAVEVEPILEALPNLEQYIYCSSAGVYLKSDYPPHFEIDAVDPKSRHKGKLETESLLQSRGVNWTSIRPVYIYGPLNYNPVEEWFFHRLKAGRPIPIPNSGMQVTQLGHVKDLATAFIKVLGNEKASREVFNISGEKYVTFDGLAKACAKAAGFPEPEIVHYNPKEFDFGKKKPFPFRDQHFFASVEKAKSVLGWKPEFDLVEGLADSYNLDFGRGTFRKEADFSTDDIILGKSLVLQS, encoded by the exons ATGGCCAGCATGGTGGTTGTGCACCACAAACAGCCCTCTTCCACCTCCATCCTCCTCTCCTCATCTCTCTCTGACTTCAATGGCGCCAGACTCACTGCTTCAGTTCAG TACAAGAGGAAATTATGGCAGCCGAAAGGAGCGTTGCGTGTTACAGCATCGAGCACCAAGAAGATTCTTATAATGGGAGGCACTCGATTCATCGGTATATTTTTGTCTAGGCTTCTTGTCAAAGAAGGCCATCAG GTAACCCTGTTTACCAGGGGAAAAGCACCCATTGCTCAGCAACTGCCAGGCGAATCAGAAGCTGACTTTGCTGATTTTTCCTCCAAG ATCTTGCACTTGAAGGGAGACAGAAAGGACTTTGAGTTTGTGAAGAGCAGTCTTGCCGCAGAAGGATTTGATGTCGTTTATGATATTAATG GACGTGAAGCAGTTGAAGTGGAACCCATATTGGAAGCTTTACCAAATCTAGAACA GTACATATACTGCTCCTCTGCTGGAGTCTACCTCAAATCTGATTACCCACCGCATTTTGAG ATTGACGCAGTTGATCCCAAGAGTCGACACAAAGGCAAGCTCGAGACAGAGAGCTTGTTGCAATCACGGGGCGTGAACTGGACGTCTATTAGGCCAGTCTACATTTACGGGCCGTTGAACTACAACCCTGTCGAGGAGTGGTTCTTCCACCGGCTGAAAGCAGGCCGCCCTATCCCAATTCCCAACTCAGGCATGCAAGTCACTCAGCTTGGTCATGTGAAG GATCTGGCAACAGCTTTTATTAAGGTTCTTGGTAACGAGAAGGCAAGCAGGGAAGTGTTCAACATATCTGGAGAGAAATATGTTACCTTTGATGGATTAGCAAAAGCGTGTGCTAAG GCTGCTGGATTCCCTGAGCCTGAGATTGTTCATTACAATCCCAAGGAGTTCGATTTTGGCAAGAAAAAGCCATTCCCTTTCCGTGACCAG CATTTCTTTGCGTCGGTTGAGAAAGCAAAGAGCGTGCTGGGGTGGAAACCAGAATTCGACCTGGTCGAAGGCCTTGCAGATTCTTACAACCTGGACTTTGGAAGGGGGACATTCAGGAAAGAAGCTGATTTCTCCACTGATGACATTATTCTTGGGAAGAGTCTTGTTCTCCAGAGCTAG